The window ATCCCTTGGCGTGAAGATCTTCGAACAAAGCCCTGTACTGGAGTTGATCCATGGCAGCACGGTGCAGGTGCGATGTGCCGGTGGCACGGTACGCGCCGGCAGTCTGGTGCTGGGCTGCAACGCGCATCTGGAAGAACTCGAACCGAAACTCAGCGGCAAGGTGCTGCCGGCCGGTAGCTACATCATCGCCACCGAACCGTTGTCGCCGGAGCTTGCAGCAGAGTTGATCCCGCACAACGTGGCGCTGTGCGACCAGAAAGTCGGCCTGGATTATTACCGGCTCTCAGCGGACCGACGTCTGTTGTTTGGCGGCGCCTGCCATTATTCCGGGCGCGATCCTCGGGACATCACGGCGTACATGCGCCCGCAGATGCTCAAGGTCTTCCCGCAATTAGCCAACGTGCGCATCGACTACCAATGGGGTGGCAAGATCGGAATCACGGCCAATCGTTTCCCGCAGGTCGGGCGCTTGAGCCAGCACCCGAACGTGTTCTACGCCCAAGGCTATTCCGGTCATGGCCTGAACGTGACGCACTGGTGCGCCAAGCTGCTGGGCGAAGCGATCCATGCCGGCCACAGCAAAGGTTTCGACGTGTTCAGCGCCGTGCCGCACATGACCTTCCCCGGCGGCCGCGCCCTGCGTTCGCCACTGCTGGCCCTTGGCATGTTGTGGTATCGCATGCGCGAAATCCTCGGTTAAAACACCCGTCCCTGTAGGAGCTGCCGCAGGCTGCGATCTCTTGATCCTGATCTTTTCAGATCAAAAGATCGCAGCCTGCGGCAGCTCCTACATTGACCGCGTACATTCGCTGCCCCATCTATCTCGTTCAGCCTTTCGATTTGCTCAATTGCGAGTCACTTCTATATTGAGGGGGTGCTCATCAATTCCTGCCTCCTGTCGAGCCTGGCCCATGGCGACGAATGCCCAACTGATCATCTGCGAGCACTGCGACTGCGTGTACGAAAAAGCGACGCTCGCCAAGCATCAGAAAACCCTGTGTACGCGCTGCGGCGGCGTGCTCCAGCGCTATAACGGCCTGACGGTGGAGCAGCGCCTGGCGCTGACCTTCACCGCATTGATGCTGTGGATCTTCGCCAATTTCTATCCGGTCATGAGCATCAGCCTCAAAGGCCTGAAAAACAGCGCAACACTTTGGGATTCGGTGCTGGCCTTGAGCCTCGGGCCGATCACGTTCATCGCGATGGTGGCCGCGATCGCCATGATCATCGCGCCGATTATCCAGTTGTCGCTGCTGATCTGGGTCCTGAGCTACGCCCTCGCCCATCGTCGCTCTCCGGGGTTCAAGTTCTGCATGCGCTGGCTGGAAACGTTGAGGCCCTGGAGCATGCTGGAAGTCTGCCTGCTGGGGGCGATGGTCGCGGTGATCAAGCTTGCCGGATTGCTCGATGTACTGCCCGGCATCGGCCTCTTCGCGTTGGCCGTTCTCAGCCTGATGATGATCCGTATCGCCGGCCGCGACATCCGTGATCTGTGGGACATCCCATGAATACGCCTCCGGTCGCCGACGACCTCGATCT of the Pseudomonas sp. MAG733B genome contains:
- a CDS encoding FAD-binding oxidoreductase, which produces MNQYTQEHTHSYYAASAHGIGPWPTLGEDLVADVCVIGGGFTGVNTAIELAQRGLSVILLEARRIGWGASGRNGGQLIRGIGHDVIGFAKHIGAEGVRYLEHAGTESVQVVGNRIRENAIDCDLRWGFCELANTPAQFAGLKAEYAELKESGYAHETRLVEPEQIRQQVVNSGVYAGGLIDMGSGHLHPLNLVLGEAQLAQSLGVKIFEQSPVLELIHGSTVQVRCAGGTVRAGSLVLGCNAHLEELEPKLSGKVLPAGSYIIATEPLSPELAAELIPHNVALCDQKVGLDYYRLSADRRLLFGGACHYSGRDPRDITAYMRPQMLKVFPQLANVRIDYQWGGKIGITANRFPQVGRLSQHPNVFYAQGYSGHGLNVTHWCAKLLGEAIHAGHSKGFDVFSAVPHMTFPGGRALRSPLLALGMLWYRMREILG
- a CDS encoding paraquat-inducible protein A; amino-acid sequence: MATNAQLIICEHCDCVYEKATLAKHQKTLCTRCGGVLQRYNGLTVEQRLALTFTALMLWIFANFYPVMSISLKGLKNSATLWDSVLALSLGPITFIAMVAAIAMIIAPIIQLSLLIWVLSYALAHRRSPGFKFCMRWLETLRPWSMLEVCLLGAMVAVIKLAGLLDVLPGIGLFALAVLSLMMIRIAGRDIRDLWDIP